A single Corynebacterium stationis DNA region contains:
- a CDS encoding Sir2 family NAD-dependent protein deacetylase, producing MAFHDEAVELAHRSALRSIARVVSDTAVPTPPEKALGDIVKQLRNGPAAVLTGAGVSTDSGIPDYRGPQGSLSRHRPMTYQEFRYDPAASHRYWARSFVGWRVMNRARPNRTHFALVELERAGLINGVITQNVDGLHKAAGTHTLVPLHGDMETVLCLECGNIEDRTEFDVRLGALNPGYVESLIVSADMVNPDGDVTLDMEAIARFQMVGCTRCGSKLLKPDVVYFGESVPSKRKEAAYSLIDASSSLLVAGSSLAVMSGMRFVLEARKQNKPVAIINGGPGRADTRATTLWRTQVGPAFDELLDALDLS from the coding sequence ATGGCTTTCCATGATGAAGCAGTAGAACTCGCTCACCGCTCCGCATTGCGCTCCATTGCGCGGGTGGTCAGCGATACTGCCGTGCCGACGCCGCCGGAGAAGGCGCTGGGGGACATCGTCAAGCAACTGCGTAACGGACCCGCCGCCGTGCTGACGGGAGCTGGTGTCTCCACCGATTCTGGTATCCCGGATTACCGCGGTCCGCAAGGCTCTTTGTCGCGGCATCGGCCGATGACCTACCAAGAATTCCGCTATGACCCTGCGGCCTCACACCGCTACTGGGCGCGCAGTTTCGTCGGTTGGCGGGTAATGAATCGGGCGCGTCCCAACCGCACGCACTTTGCGCTGGTGGAACTAGAGCGCGCCGGGCTGATTAATGGCGTTATTACGCAAAATGTTGACGGACTGCATAAGGCCGCGGGCACGCACACGCTGGTGCCGCTGCACGGCGATATGGAAACGGTGCTGTGCCTGGAATGCGGCAATATCGAAGACCGCACGGAATTTGATGTCCGCCTGGGCGCGCTGAATCCGGGCTACGTGGAATCGCTGATTGTCAGCGCCGATATGGTCAACCCGGATGGCGATGTCACCCTCGATATGGAAGCGATTGCGCGTTTTCAGATGGTCGGATGCACGCGCTGTGGTTCCAAGCTGTTGAAACCCGATGTGGTCTACTTCGGCGAATCGGTGCCGAGTAAACGCAAGGAGGCCGCATATTCGCTTATCGATGCCTCCTCGTCCCTCCTTGTCGCCGGCTCCTCCCTGGCGGTGATGAGCGGGATGAGATTCGTTTTAGAAGCCCGGAAACAAAATAAACCTGTTGCCATTATCAACGGCGGGCCAGGCCGTGCAGATACCCGCGCGACGACCTTGTGGCGCACCCAAGTTGGCCCTGCCTTTGACGAACTCTTAGACGCTTTGGATCTGTCTTAA
- a CDS encoding CHY zinc finger protein produces the protein MPTIYGDTLDDAGRCTHYHSEKDVIANKCATCNKYWACYECHAAATDHSFGAMDLKSRAVLCGACGHEMTFADYIGNTNTCPQCEQVFNPGCSLHRHIYFQVPD, from the coding sequence ATGCCCACAATTTACGGAGATACTCTCGACGATGCGGGTCGCTGCACGCATTACCACTCTGAGAAAGACGTGATTGCCAATAAGTGCGCGACCTGCAATAAGTACTGGGCATGCTACGAATGCCATGCTGCAGCAACTGACCATAGCTTCGGGGCGATGGATCTGAAATCCCGCGCAGTGCTGTGCGGTGCATGCGGCCATGAGATGACCTTTGCTGACTACATCGGAAATACCAATACCTGCCCGCAGTGCGAACAGGTATTTAATCCGGGGTGCTCACTACACCGCCATATCTACTTTCAAGTCCCAGATTAG
- the bioB gene encoding biotin synthase BioB has translation MTIIDVARDKALELGQGLNKEELVEVLNSDDSQLEELADIAHQTRLKWCGPAVEVEGIISIKTGGCPEDCHFCSQSGLFQSPVRSIRLDIAELVEAAKKTQKSGATEFCIVAAVKSPDQRLLDQVAVAIQAIEREVDIDISCSLGTLTADQAQQLREMGVKRYNHNLETARSFFPQVVTTHTWEERKNTLDLVRGVGMEVCSGGIIGMGESLEQRAEFAVQLAEISPCEVPMNFLDPRPGTPFANRPLVPMGDALRAVAAFRLAMPSTTLRFAGGRELSLGDDGTEKGLLSGINAIIAGNYLTTLGQEIEKDIDMLGRIDLPIKAL, from the coding sequence ATGACTATCATTGACGTCGCACGCGACAAGGCACTCGAATTAGGCCAGGGACTAAACAAAGAAGAGCTCGTCGAGGTTCTCAACAGCGATGACTCGCAGCTGGAAGAACTGGCGGATATTGCGCACCAAACGCGTCTGAAGTGGTGTGGGCCGGCAGTGGAGGTCGAAGGAATCATCTCCATCAAGACCGGTGGCTGCCCAGAAGACTGCCACTTTTGCTCGCAGTCGGGGCTGTTCCAGTCGCCGGTGCGCTCGATTCGCTTGGATATCGCGGAGCTGGTGGAAGCGGCCAAGAAGACGCAAAAATCCGGTGCGACAGAGTTCTGCATCGTCGCCGCGGTGAAATCCCCAGACCAGCGGCTGTTGGACCAGGTCGCGGTGGCGATCCAGGCCATTGAGCGTGAGGTCGACATTGATATTTCCTGTTCTTTGGGTACGTTGACCGCCGATCAGGCGCAGCAGCTGCGCGAGATGGGTGTGAAGCGCTACAACCACAACCTGGAAACTGCGCGCAGCTTCTTCCCGCAGGTAGTGACCACTCACACCTGGGAGGAGCGCAAGAACACGCTGGATCTGGTGCGTGGCGTGGGCATGGAAGTGTGCTCCGGCGGCATCATCGGCATGGGCGAATCCCTGGAACAGCGCGCGGAATTCGCAGTGCAGCTGGCAGAGATTTCCCCGTGCGAGGTGCCGATGAACTTCCTGGACCCGCGTCCGGGTACGCCTTTCGCCAACCGTCCATTGGTTCCAATGGGTGATGCTTTGCGCGCGGTCGCAGCATTTCGCTTGGCGATGCCTTCAACCACCCTGCGCTTTGCCGGCGGCCGCGAACTTTCCCTGGGCGATGACGGTACAGAAAAGGGCCTGCTGTCTGGTATCAACGCGATCATCGCAGGTAACTACCTGACCACACTCGGCCAGGAGATTGAAAAGGACATTGACATGCTTGGGCGCATCGATCTGCCTATTAAGGCGCTGTGA
- a CDS encoding M20/M25/M40 family metallo-hydrolase — protein MSLYDDTLDLLQELIRNACVNDLTADSGEEYRNAATLEKFFEGTDVKVQKFEPHPGRVSVAFTVDGSDPQAEPLTLLGHIDVVPVDEPKWTKPPFDALIEDGKLYGRGAVDMLFITASQAAVTRKIAQGPHPKGTLTFVGLADEEARGGLGAKWISENQPEAFSWRNCLSETGGSHLPVLDGSDAIGFNAGEKGAGQRRIHIHGDAGHGSTPFGKDFAVVKIAEVARRIAAAQPPAVSNETWEGFVRAFKFDEATQQVLIDGTATDADYEKFGALSAYAHAFSHTTIAQTVLRAGGAINVLPSHAWLEMDIRPFPGQTQEDLDDFLRTALGDLADEVEIEHLITEPATHSPADGPLWDAIVSTTQEFFPDAAVVPVHATGGSDLRFARRLEGDNGGRAYGFAMHARDRDMASANSQLHSHDEHLYLEDLELTVRAYDSLVHKFLGLR, from the coding sequence ATGAGCCTTTATGATGACACTTTGGATTTGCTGCAGGAACTTATCCGCAATGCGTGCGTGAATGATTTAACCGCGGATTCGGGTGAGGAATACCGAAATGCGGCAACGTTAGAGAAGTTCTTTGAGGGCACTGACGTCAAGGTGCAAAAGTTTGAGCCGCATCCAGGCCGAGTATCGGTGGCGTTTACGGTGGATGGTTCCGATCCGCAGGCTGAGCCGTTAACGCTTTTAGGCCATATTGATGTGGTGCCGGTGGATGAGCCGAAGTGGACTAAGCCGCCATTTGATGCATTGATTGAAGATGGCAAGTTATACGGCCGCGGCGCAGTAGACATGTTGTTTATTACCGCCAGCCAGGCAGCGGTAACCCGCAAGATTGCGCAGGGCCCACACCCGAAAGGCACGTTGACCTTTGTGGGTCTCGCGGATGAAGAAGCCCGCGGCGGGTTGGGCGCGAAGTGGATTTCGGAGAATCAGCCCGAGGCATTTTCCTGGCGCAATTGCTTATCGGAGACCGGCGGTTCGCACTTGCCGGTATTAGATGGCAGTGATGCGATTGGTTTTAATGCCGGTGAAAAGGGTGCTGGCCAGCGCCGCATTCACATTCACGGCGATGCCGGGCATGGTTCCACGCCGTTTGGCAAGGACTTCGCGGTGGTCAAGATAGCAGAGGTTGCACGCCGGATTGCCGCCGCGCAGCCACCGGCGGTGTCGAATGAGACGTGGGAAGGTTTCGTTCGGGCTTTCAAATTTGATGAGGCAACGCAGCAAGTGCTTATCGATGGCACCGCCACCGACGCCGATTATGAAAAGTTCGGCGCGCTGTCTGCTTATGCGCATGCGTTTTCCCACACCACCATCGCGCAGACGGTCCTGCGCGCCGGTGGCGCAATTAATGTGCTGCCATCGCATGCTTGGCTGGAAATGGACATTCGTCCATTCCCCGGCCAAACCCAGGAAGACCTAGATGATTTCCTGCGCACTGCTTTAGGTGATTTGGCTGACGAGGTAGAAATCGAGCACCTTATTACCGAACCCGCAACGCATTCGCCTGCCGATGGCCCCCTGTGGGACGCGATTGTCAGCACCACCCAGGAGTTCTTCCCCGATGCGGCCGTAGTTCCAGTACACGCAACGGGCGGTTCGGACTTACGTTTTGCACGCCGCCTAGAGGGCGATAACGGTGGCCGCGCTTATGGCTTTGCGATGCATGCCCGCGACCGCGACATGGCCAGCGCCAACTCCCAGTTGCACAGCCACGATGAGCACCTCTACCTAGAGGACCTAGAATTGACCGTGCGCGCCTATGACTCACTGGTTCACAAATTCTTGGGGCTTCGCTAG
- a CDS encoding adenylate kinase → MSSALTMEVLNARRIVIQGVTGAGKSTAARTWAELKNLHVIDYDNDVLWMPASELPWTTYSTEKQRERVCRHVETGAWVMASCGSKVADIVYPETDVIVYLDYSPLVTFAQLFKRTMSRSLRGETCCNGNKESFRMSLLSKDSIFLWWLQTWRERREQARIMETDPNMPPVYRLTHPR, encoded by the coding sequence ATGTCATCTGCCTTAACAATGGAAGTTTTAAATGCACGCCGAATAGTGATTCAAGGCGTGACCGGGGCCGGTAAATCTACGGCTGCGCGCACGTGGGCAGAGCTGAAAAATTTGCACGTCATCGACTATGACAACGACGTGTTGTGGATGCCCGCTTCAGAGTTACCGTGGACGACGTATTCGACTGAAAAGCAACGTGAACGGGTTTGCCGACATGTGGAAACTGGGGCGTGGGTCATGGCGTCGTGCGGCTCGAAAGTTGCCGATATTGTGTACCCCGAAACCGATGTCATTGTGTATCTGGATTACTCACCGCTGGTGACTTTCGCACAACTATTCAAGCGCACGATGTCACGGTCGTTACGCGGGGAGACCTGCTGCAATGGCAACAAGGAATCATTCCGGATGTCCTTACTGAGCAAAGACTCGATCTTTTTGTGGTGGTTGCAGACCTGGCGCGAGCGTCGGGAGCAAGCACGCATTATGGAAACTGATCCCAACATGCCGCCGGTTTATCGACTAACGCATCCGCGGTAA